A genomic window from Brassica oleracea var. oleracea cultivar TO1000 chromosome C8, BOL, whole genome shotgun sequence includes:
- the LOC106310645 gene encoding cytochrome P450 86B1-like, whose product MSLAERVYNHLSLFDVSLALLGLFVFCCLREKLTNKHGPMLWPVFGITLEFFFHKNDVYGWVTKSLKKSRNTFLYRGFWLDGSYGAVTCSPANVEYMLKTNFKNFPKGTFFKDRFKDLLEDGIFNADDESWKEQRRVIITEMHSTRFMEHSFQTTQRLVRKKLLKVMESFARSQEAFDLQDVLLRLTFDIICIAGLGADPETLAQDLPQVPFANAFDEATESTLFRFMIPPFIWKPMKFLDIGYEKGLRKAIDVVHGFVNKMIMDRICMVNDEETLDNRSDVLTRIIQIDNNKKGNKIGPSTIRFLRQFCTSFILAGRDTSSVAISWFFWVIQRHPQVENKIIQEIRQIVKQRGDPSDSSLFTVKELNNMVYLQAAISETLRLYPPIPMEMKQAIEDDMFPDGTFIKKGSRVYFSIYAMGRMETIWGKDCEEFRPERWIQAGKFVSDDQYKYVVFNAGPRLCLGKTFAYLQMKMIAASVLLRYSIKVAQDHVVVPRVTTNLYMKYGLKVTITPRLQEETKLESCSM is encoded by the coding sequence ATGTCTTTAGCAGAGCGAGTTTATAACCACCTTTCTCTCTTCGATGTATCTCTAGCGTTGTTAGGGCTGTTTGTTTTTTGTTGTTTGCGTGAGAAGTTAACCAACAAGCACGGGCCAATGCTGTGGCCAGTGTTTGGAATTACTCTAGAGTTTTTCTTTCATAAAAATGATGTCTATGGATGGGTCACAAAGTCTTTAAAAAAATCCCGAAACACGTTTCTTTACCGCGGGTTCTGGCTTGATGGATCTTATGGAGCCGTGACTTGTTCTCCTGCCAATGTTGAGTACATGCTCAAGACCAACTTCAAGAACTTCCCCAAAGGTACCTTCTTCAAAGACCGGTTCAAAGATCTCCTCGAGGATGGTATCTTCAACGCTGATGATGAGTCCTGGAAAGAGCAACGACGGGTCATCATAACCGAAATGCATTCAACTCGGTTCATGGAGCATTCCTTTCAGACAACACAACGTTTAGTAAGGAAGAAGCTGCTGAAGGTGATGGAGAGTTTCGCTAGGTCACAGGAAGCTTTTGATCTCCAAGACGTGCTCTTACGCTTGACGTTTGACATCATCTGCATCGCGGGTCTTGGAGCTGACCCGGAGACTCTAGCTCAAGATCTTCCTCAAGTTCCATTTGCTAATGCTTTCGATGAAGCAACGGAGTCTACGTTGTTTAGGTTCATGATCCCTCCGTTTATATGGAAACCAATGAAGTTCCTTGATATAGGGTATGAGAAAGGTCTCAGGAAAGCTATTGACGTCGTACATGGATTCGTGAACAAGATGATTATGGATCGTATCTGCATGGTCAATGATGAAGAGACGTTAGATAATAGATCAGATGTCCTTACAAGGATTATTCAAATAGATAATAATAAAAAGGGTAACAAGATTGGACCTTCAACTATTAGGTTTCTTAGACAGTTTTGCACAAGTTTCATTTTAGCTGGACGTGACACAAGTTCTGTTGCGATTTCATGGTTCTTCTGGGTGATACAAAGACACCCACAAGTTGAAAACAAAATCATCCAGGAGATCAGACAAATCGTGAAACAGAGAGGAGATCCTTCAGACAGTAGTCTCTTCACGGTCAAGGAACTAAACAACATGGTATATCTACAAGCAGCAATTTCAGAAACTCTAAGACTTTACCCACCAATCCCTATGGAGATGAAACAAGCCATTGAAGATGATATGTTTCCAGATGGGACGTTTATAAAAAAGGGTTCAAGGGTTTACTTCTCTATCTATGCCATGGGAAGGATGGAAACAATCTGGGGTAAAGACTGTGAAGAGTTCAGACCAGAGAGATGGATCCAAGCAGGGAAGTTTGTTAGTGACGACCAATACAAATATGTTGTGTTCAATGCTGGGCCTAGGCTGTGTCTAGGGAAAACATTTGCTTACTTGCAAATGAAGATGATAGCTGCTTCAGTCTTGTTAAGGTATTCAATCAAGGTTGCTCAAGATCATGTGGTTGTCCCGAGAGTTACTACTAACTTGTACATGAAGTACGGTCTCAAGGTGACCATCACGCCAAGGTTACAAGAAGAGACGAAACTAGAGTCATGTTCCATGTAG
- the LOC106308009 gene encoding cytochrome P450 71B28-like codes for MLIFLCFLFLFPLVLIVLQNLKPSKWNLPPGPLKLPIIGNLHQRRELHPRNRLNLTQKYGPVVLLRFGYVPVVVISSRDAAEEVLKTHDLECCSRPETVGTRTISYNCKGIGFMPYGEEWKALRKLAVIELFSMKKLQSFRYIREEESDLLVKKLSESSSSQSVVNLNKTLFTLVASIICRIGFRLNLQDCEFIDEDSIAEFVQKCESVTRTSMFSDFFPGRFGRFIDRVSGQNTRLESIFSEVDSFLQNILDDHLKPGRRRVEESSDIIDVMIDMMRNQDKDGDSFKPTTDNLKGMISDIFIAGVNTSASTMIWAMTELIRNPRVMKKVQDEIRRTLGNNKERITEQDVTKLHYFKLMVKETLRLHPAAPLLLPRETLTHIKIQGYDIPPKTKILINAYAIARDPELWTNPDDFNPDRFLDSSVDYKGLNFELLPFGSGRRICPGMALGVAMVELGLLNLLYFFDWGLPEKEAADKIITGNEVALDLFQVLHH; via the exons ATGTTAATCTTCCTCTGTTTCCTCTTCCTCTTTCCCCTAGTCTTGATCGTCTTGCAAAATCTCAAGCCCTCTAAATGGAATCTTCCTCCAGGTCCACTAAAGCTTCCCATCATCGGAAACTTACACCAACGCCGAGAGTTACATCCAAGGAACCGTCTAAATCTCACCCAAAAGTATGGACCAGTCGTGCTTCTCCGCTTCGGATACGTCCCCGTGGTCGTGATCTCATCGAGAGACGCAGCAGAGGAAGTTCTCAAGACCCATGACCTTGAGTGTTGTAGCCGACCAGAGACCGTCGGGACCAGAACAATCTCTTACAACTGCAAAGGCATAGGGTTCATGCCTTACGGTGAGGAGTGGAAGGCGTTAAGAAAGCTCGCTGTTATCGAGCTCTTCAGCATGAAGAAGCTACAATCTTTTAGGTATATCAGAGAGGAAGAGAGTGACTTGTTGGTCAAGAAACTGTCTGAATCTTCTTCGAGCCAATCTGTAGTGAATTTGAACAAAACCCTTTTCACCTTAGTCGCGAGTATAATCTGTAGGATAGGGTTTAGGTTAAATCTCCAGGACTGTGAGTTCATAGATGAAGATAGCATCGCAGAGTTTGTGCAAAAGTGTGAATCAGTCACGAGGACGTCTATGTTCTCTGACTTCTTTCCTGGAAGATTCGGTAGATTCATCGATAGAGTCTCCGGTCAGAACACGAGATTAGAGAGTATATTCTCTGAAGTTGACAGTTTCCTTCAGAATATTCTTGATGATCATCTTAAGCCTGGAAGAAGAAGAGTAGAAGAGAGCTCTGATATTATTGACGTCATGATCGATATGATGAGGAATCAAGACAAAGATGGAGACTCTTTCAAGCCGACCACAGATAATCTCAAAGGAATGATATCG GACATATTTATAGCGGGAGTTAACACTAGCGCCTCCACAATGATATGGGCAATGACTGAACTAATCAGAAACCCTAGAGTGATGAAGAAAGTCCAAGACGAGATTCGGAGAACGCTTGGGAACAATAAAGAGAGAATCACAGAACAAGATGTTACCAAACTTCATTACTTCAAACTAATGGTTAAGGAAACATTGAGGTTACACCCAGCAGCTCCACTTTTGCTCCCAAGAGAGACGTTGACTCACATCAAGATCCAAGGCTACGATATTCCCCCAAAAACTAAGATCTTGATCAATGCTTACGCGATTGCACGTGATCCAGAACTGTGGACAAATCCAGATGACTTCAACCCGGACAGGTTTCTTGATAGTTCTGTAGATTACAAGGGATTGAACTTTGAGCTTTTACCGTTTGGGTCTGGTAGGAGAATTTGTCCAGGGATGGCATTGGGGGTTGCCATGGTTGAATTGGGATTGTTGAATTTGCTTTACTTCTTTGATTGGGGATTGCCTGAGAAGGAAGCAGCTGACAAGATCATCACCGGGAATGAAGTTGCTCTTGACCTCTTTCAAGTTCTGCACCACTAA